The following nucleotide sequence is from Lacinutrix sp. Hel_I_90.
ATATTCTTTTTCGCAACCGGGATAAACAGGTGAATTTTCTACAGTGGCAAAACTCACTGTTGTATCTTGAGCATAGAGGGAAAATGAGCACAAAAACAGGGTAACAATAAATAGGATTTTCATAATAGTTTGAATTTTAAAACTGAATATTTAACTATTGGCTTCACAAATTTACTTGAATCAGAAAACTAATATATAGCTAATATATAGAACACCAAAATTGTGATTCGTTTGAAAGACCCTGTATTAGGTGTTTTTTTACGTCTGTAATTGATAATCTTTCAAGACTTATATCCACTTTTTTCTAACAAAATTTTTATCGATGAAAAATATTCTATTCCTAATTTTTGGTATCGTAATATGCCCATTTGGTATTAGTCAGGAAAATACAAGGGTTGATTATTCTGAATTAACTGTTCAAAATCCTCCAGTTTATGAAGGATGTGCGAATGCAACAAATCGAGAAAAAAACATAAATTGTTTTGAAAAATCAATAAAGAAATTCATTACGAGTAATTTTAATTACCAGATAATTAACGGTATAGAAGAAGAAATAAAAGCAAGTCAAAAAAGTTCTTTATTTAATGTACGCCCTAGAATATTGATTGAAACAGATGGTACTACTAGTTTGCCCGAGGAATGGTATGAGAACGCAAGAATACGTAAACAATTTCCCACGTTATTTGAGGAATTAGAAAGAATAGTAGCATTAATACCTAAAATGCATTCACCAGCGAAAGAAGATGGCAATCCAATACGAAGTAGCTATCAACAAATAATGCGTTTTCAAATCAAATAGTGCGAACACGAAGTATTGATAAATTATAGTTTGGTCTGTATCATTAATTAAAAATTGAAAATATAATTTGTATCTCACGATTTTCTTGAATGATGAACAACGTATTTGTATAAGATGGTTTGGGTGTTTTAAGCTTTAAAGTTAGTACATTCGAATTATTAACTGTCCTATTTATGGGGAAGCCTACAGTAATGACTACTTTCTAGTTTTCAAACACCTAGGACTTACTTATCCTTTAACTATTTATATTATTTATTGGTTTTACTTCTAAAATTTCAATTTTCTTTTTAATCATTAACAAACACCAAATAATTATACCGTTTTATAAGGAATTTGAATCGTAACTTGAGTGCCTTTAGAGTTCTGTTCGTCACCAATATTTTCTAAAAAAAGATCATAGTTTTCATTGCACTTCTGAGCAAAAAGTTTTAATCTTTCTCTAGTGATATCAATCCCCATCGATTTGTGATTGATACTTCTTTTACGCTTTATTTCCAACGATTTTAAAATACCAATACCATTATCCCTTACCTTAATTAACAAATACTGGTCTTGTTTTTCTATACTAAGATCGAGCTTTCTATCTTCTTCCATATTGGCTAATCCGTGCCAAATGGCATTTTCAATAAAAGGCTGTATAATAAACGGAGGCACCATAATAAGCTCTGGCGAGTTAATGCGATTGTGTAGTGTTACGCTAAATGTAATTTGATTGTTAAACCTTTGATTTTCTAAAGCAAAATAAAGTTGTGTGATTTCAATTTCCTTTTCCAAAGAGATTTCTTCTTCCCAAGAATGATTAAGGATACTTCTTATCAACTTTGAAAAATTATTGATTTGTTCAATTGATTTTTCTTTTTCATCATTGATTATTGTCCCTTTAATAGAGTTTAAAATGTTAAAGATAAAATGAGAGTGGGCCTGACTTCTAAATACCTTAGATTTTAATACGCTGATACTATGTTTCAATTCAAGCTCTATTTCCTTTTCAGCAAACAATTCAATACGCTCTAAAAGGATCTCATTATTATACTCAATAAGTTTTTTATTTTCTTTTAACTGGCTTATTAATTGTTTTTGATACTTATTTTTTTCCTTAAATATGCCATAAACTTTTATACCTAGTGCAATAATAAAAAATACAAATTCAACCTGAACTCCAATCATAAAAAAAAAGATTGGAAAATCAAACCCATCATTTACAGAGTAATACATAGAAACAAGTGCAGATACGACGTAACTGGTGCCTCCTAAAATTATATAGTATTTCGCTGGGTTTTTTGTTTGTAGGATTTTATAGATAATATATACCACAAAAGGCAGAAATGTAGGGATATAGAAATATATTATAAATTCACTAAAATAGTAAGGCAAATCTGTATTAGTATTGGAGAGAACGAAGACATTAATTAGGGTAAACCCAAAACACGTGAACCCTAAGATCCAAAGAAATTTAATGATAAGTGTATCAACTTTAGGTTGGGTTATTTTAAAATTAAAAAAGGAACGTATAAAAAGAAGATATAGCGTATAATAAACAAATTGAAGCGGCCAGTTGATATACAGATTAATTTCCATTACAGCAATACTTGCACTATGTGATATTGCATCTAGGGCACGTATACCAATGTAAATATTTAAACAAAAAGCATATAGTGAATAGAACAGAAAACTTCTTTCTTTTATTTTAAGATAAATAAAGAATGTAATTAAGGAAAGTATAAAAATACTTCCTAGTGTCCATCCATAAAACAGCGTATAAAAATTGTCATTAAAAAAATCCAATGATTTATTTAATTTGTAATGTGTTGCAATAATTCATTTTTCTTGCTTCTAGACACTGGTAAATTTTTTCCATTGGTTAAAATTATTTCTCCACCATCACCTCTATAATATTCTACAATATATTTTCGATTCACTAAATACGACTGATGAATCCTAAAAAACTCATTATGGTCAAGGCTTAAAAATAACTGTTTCAAGTTTTTAGAGATAAGATGTTTTGGCCCGTTATGCATAAAAACATAAGTATAACTTCCTTGAGATTTACAATACAGTATTTCCTTTTGCTCCACAAGGATTATTTTTTTCTCCATATGAAGGGCTATTTTGGAATGCTTTACATCATTGTTACTTCTCGTGTTTCTTAATATTTCTTTTAAATTTTCTCCGAGCGTTTCTTCTTTTTGGTGTTTAATAACTTTTTTGATGGCAATACCCAATTCTTCTTTGTCGATGGGTTTCAATAAATAATCTGTAGCATTTACTTTCAGTGCCTTAATAGCGTACCTATCAAAAGCTGTAATAAAAATAATGTCAAAGTCTCTAAATTCAAGTTGATTTAATAACTGAAATCCATCCATATCAGGCATTTGGATGTCTATAAAAAGTAAATTTGGTTGAAAAACATTTATGGCCTTTATAGCTTCGTTGCTGCTTTTTGTAGAAAAAACAACTTCGATTTCAGAAAAATGTGTGCTAAGCTCCCATTTTAAACTATCAATGGAGAGTTGTTCATCGTCTACTATAATTGCCCTTAGCATTTTTGTTGATTTGTATGTGTCATACTAAGTTATAAAATTTATATAATACTAAGGACATAGTTTACACTAAATAACTATAAATCATATAAATATATCTGTTTTTTTTAACATAGTGCAAAAGGTAAACGACATAATTTAGAACGCTAATAGCTATAAATAAAAAGAAAAAATCAGACCCTTTTATTGTGGGAAACGATTGCTATCTAATCGTGATAAAGATTGATTTAAAAACAGCTTCACTGTCTAATGCTTTATTAAGTAATCGTCAGACGCACACTATTCTGTTTCAAAACGCATTAATAATAACACGAAAATGAAGAAAAGATGAATCCACTTTTTTATTACTCATATGTACATAATTATTTGCCTTCAATAGGCAGAACGTTTCATCATAGCGCTAGAAAACCAATGAGTAACTTAACCCTTAAAGTAGAGTTGCTAGCCTTTATTTGGAGTAAACATTAATGAAGTATTATCCTTTATAACAGTCATTACAATCACCCTAATAAAATGAATAATTAACCATAATCTCTACCAGTTCTCTGCGATATTAAATAGAATCGTGAACACTAAATGATATCCCTCTAATCTGCAATCATCCTTTTCCAGCAACATTTGTTTTTATGCCCTGTTTTCCTAGATGGTTTTTCCACTTAAAAAAAGAAAGTACTTGGTTTTCTCTTTTATCATTTCGTATTCTAAAAGGTATTGGTTTTAATTTTAATACCGGCGGGGGTGTCTCTGAAGGGATTAAATATAGAATGAGTCCGCCTAACATAGCAAAGAAAAAACTAACCAATCCCAAGAATAGGATAATAAAAAAATGAAACATAACGCCGAGAGGAAAGACTAAAAGTTTGGTTTTTTTATTAGAAAAAATTACAGCAAATAATACGAGTTCTAACAAAAGGGTCCCCCAAGTCGCTGCTGAGACAAATATGGAACTGTTTAATAAATTCATCATAAATGGGTCCATCCACTCTGGGTAGCTAAAGAAGGCATCATTAACATAATAGTAAAATGCGCTGCCTACCTTCCATTCCTCAGACACATAGATTTTATCTGTTACTGCATTGAGATACAAGAGTGACATCTGAATGGCAACCAATACAAACATCAAATTTCCGACAAACTTTTTATATTCAGAAAACTTATCGCTTGCCTGCCAGTGCCACTTTCTATGATCTAATAGAGTAACAGGAATTAATAACAAGGTAAGAATCATTGCTATTTGATCTCCGCCCTCTAACAAACTGGAAGCGTGAAAAAAACTAGCTGTAACCCACCAATGCAATATTCCAGTAAATCTTGGGCGCCATCCAGAGGCAACAATTAGTAAAATGACAATTGCTATCGCTTTGGAATACCCTAAGTTCTCCCAACCAAAGACATAAAATAAGTTATAGTTGCTAAATAATTTCTCTCCTAATTGACCGTTGTACATCCCTTGGTCAAATAATACAAGTGTATCACTAAATGAAAGAATAATTAAGACGCACAATGCAAGTATTGTTCTGGATAATCCATACACCCAGGTAAATGGATTATTAGAAAACATGTGATTACTTATAGTATTATAAGCTTTTTTATAGTGTTGTATCATGATTTAACCAATTGAAATGGAATGTATTTATAGTTTTTAGAATAGGGTCCCTGATACTTTGCCCAAGACCACGGCGTGGTTTGATATTCTTTGAGTATATAATTTCCTTCTTCTATATATAATAAACCGGATATGGGGTCTACACACTCATATGCCATTTTTTTCAGGGGCATTTTTTCAAGAGGAATAGTAGAAGGTTCCCAGGCCTCTGATTGAGGCAATTTATTTTTAATACGAAGCACTTCCAGCCCGATGCGGCTACCTTTGCGTGAGAGTCCGAAGTAATTATCTGAAGAAGTAATACGGAAGTTTACTAAGTGTAGTTCTCCCGCCACAATTTTGTACAGTCTATATTTTGGCTCCCGAGGGTCTCTGGTAAAAAAACCCCAACCCTGTGGAAAGAAGGTCTGAATTGTTTTTGTTTCCGCTGTAGAGACATTCATGACATTATCACCTAAACTGGTAATGAAATTAATATGCAAGTATCCAAATACTATTACAAATCCAAACAAAAGAAGTACATGTTTCATAAGATTATTTTTTTTACAATTGTCTAGTGCTTTTAAATAACCCCTTGAGCTATTACTAAAGCTCAAGGGGTTTAAGTATTTCTGCTATTGTTCAAAAGCCATGACAATTTCTTTAATCAGTTTTTCGCCGGAATAATTTTCATAATCTGAATGCGTTATAGGCGCTTTTTTCACGTGAACACGAGGCAAACACAAATGATTACTAGATAAAGCCAAAGGTGACGCAAAAGGAAAAGTAGGATTATATGGGTAAATAAGTACTCTTGCAAAATTGTTAGTCACCTCAATCAATTTAAGGCTATAATTGTACGCTAATTGATAACGTAATAAATCAGGATGAGGACTAGGATCTGTCCTGTTTTGGTTAGGATTCAATGAATTTTCATCTTGTTCTTTACTTACTTCAAATGCATCCATAATGACTACTAGCTCCCTATTTAACTTTTCTAATGTTTCACTACTAGAAAGGTTATAGTGATCAATATCAAGATTCTCTAGCTGTTCTAATATATTTTTATCTGTCGCTGCCTTTAAAATATCTATAGAAACAATAGCCATTAGCAAGCTACGTCCATAAACCAGTTCTTCTTTTATTTGCTCAAAATCTTTGTGCTGAACAGCATCTGTTAATCGCTCTATAAAAACTGGATTCTTTTGTTTTACCATATTAAAGCAAGCCTCTGCAGAAGCTTTATAGTGTTCAAAAAACGCTTTATCTTCTGCTTTTGTTTTGTTCAACAATGCTACTTGCTGATCAAAAGTAGAAATAGAATTAGCCTCTTCTCCTAAATAGAAAAATAAGGTTTTAAAAACAGCTTCGCTGTCTAGTTCCTTATTAGCCAATGGAT
It contains:
- a CDS encoding SdpA family antimicrobial peptide system protein, whose product is MKHVLLLFGFVIVFGYLHINFITSLGDNVMNVSTAETKTIQTFFPQGWGFFTRDPREPKYRLYKIVAGELHLVNFRITSSDNYFGLSRKGSRIGLEVLRIKNKLPQSEAWEPSTIPLEKMPLKKMAYECVDPISGLLYIEEGNYILKEYQTTPWSWAKYQGPYSKNYKYIPFQLVKS
- a CDS encoding sensor histidine kinase, producing MDFFNDNFYTLFYGWTLGSIFILSLITFFIYLKIKERSFLFYSLYAFCLNIYIGIRALDAISHSASIAVMEINLYINWPLQFVYYTLYLLFIRSFFNFKITQPKVDTLIIKFLWILGFTCFGFTLINVFVLSNTNTDLPYYFSEFIIYFYIPTFLPFVVYIIYKILQTKNPAKYYIILGGTSYVVSALVSMYYSVNDGFDFPIFFFMIGVQVEFVFFIIALGIKVYGIFKEKNKYQKQLISQLKENKKLIEYNNEILLERIELFAEKEIELELKHSISVLKSKVFRSQAHSHFIFNILNSIKGTIINDEKEKSIEQINNFSKLIRSILNHSWEEEISLEKEIEITQLYFALENQRFNNQITFSVTLHNRINSPELIMVPPFIIQPFIENAIWHGLANMEEDRKLDLSIEKQDQYLLIKVRDNGIGILKSLEIKRKRSINHKSMGIDITRERLKLFAQKCNENYDLFLENIGDEQNSKGTQVTIQIPYKTV
- a CDS encoding sporulation-delaying protein SdpB family protein, with protein sequence MIQHYKKAYNTISNHMFSNNPFTWVYGLSRTILALCVLIILSFSDTLVLFDQGMYNGQLGEKLFSNYNLFYVFGWENLGYSKAIAIVILLIVASGWRPRFTGILHWWVTASFFHASSLLEGGDQIAMILTLLLIPVTLLDHRKWHWQASDKFSEYKKFVGNLMFVLVAIQMSLLYLNAVTDKIYVSEEWKVGSAFYYYVNDAFFSYPEWMDPFMMNLLNSSIFVSAATWGTLLLELVLFAVIFSNKKTKLLVFPLGVMFHFFIILFLGLVSFFFAMLGGLILYLIPSETPPPVLKLKPIPFRIRNDKRENQVLSFFKWKNHLGKQGIKTNVAGKG
- a CDS encoding LytTR family DNA-binding domain-containing protein, with protein sequence MLRAIIVDDEQLSIDSLKWELSTHFSEIEVVFSTKSSNEAIKAINVFQPNLLFIDIQMPDMDGFQLLNQLEFRDFDIIFITAFDRYAIKALKVNATDYLLKPIDKEELGIAIKKVIKHQKEETLGENLKEILRNTRSNNDVKHSKIALHMEKKIILVEQKEILYCKSQGSYTYVFMHNGPKHLISKNLKQLFLSLDHNEFFRIHQSYLVNRKYIVEYYRGDGGEIILTNGKNLPVSRSKKNELLQHITN